The Hymenobacter sp. DG01 sequence GGGTTGATGCGCAGGCTGTCGTCCAGCTCCACATCAAGGTAGCGCACCTTCAGCGCATCGATATCCACAATCAGCTCGTGCACCTGCCCGAACTGTCGGCCATCGGCCCCGCGTACGGCCCAGCCGCGTACATCGGGGTTGCCATCGGCCACCTCAAAACTGGTGAGGTCGCGCAGGCGCCGCAGGTGCAAGCCCTGGCCGGAAGGAATTGGGTCGGTAGTAGGTTCCATATGGGAAAGCAAAAACGGGCCGACTTAGCGGGCCGGCGGTTGACTTAGCGCGGTAACAATGGTAGCCGCCCGGGTCAGGTAGTCGCGCAGTTGCTGCTGGTCCTGGGGGGTAGCAGTACGCCCACTCAGGGCCGTAGCCTGGGTAGTCAGCTGGTTGATATCAGCTTCGAGGGCCGGGTAGGCTTTCTGCTGCATGGCCTGCATGAGCGCAGCCGCGGCCACATAGCCTGGGCGCAGGCTGCTACCCTCTTCTGCCAGCCGGGCCGTAGCACTGGTCAGCTCGTCGCGGCGGGTAGCAATGTCCGGCTCGCGTAGGTCGTCCCGATCAGCCAGGCTAACCAAAGCCGAGGTAAGCAGGCGAAGTCCTTCCCGCCCGTACTGGGGCCGGGCCGGGTCACCCTGGGCAAAGGCCGTCAGCACTTCCGGTGTCACCGGGGCGGGCTCGGCGGCCATATCTCCGACCGCATCAGCGGCTGGCGGCCCGGTTTCGGCACCCGTAGTGCTATCCGGGGGGGTCGGCACGCCGGCTCCGGCGGGCACGGGCTCTGGCACTGGCACGTTGGAGTCGGCACGCAGCAGGTAGTACGCCGCGGCACCTATTACTGCCAGCACCAACAGGATCAGCAGCCAGGGGCTGGGAGAAGATTTTTTACGCTGGATATTGATTTCAGCCATCAGACAGAGCGCAAGGTACGGCCCATCCATACGCAGGCCAGCCGCATTCCGATACTTCCACGGCTCAGATTTATGTTCTGTGCCGCCTGTTTGCGCCTCGTCATAGCCTCATGGGCTACTTTACACGTACGCCGGGTTGTTTATTCACTTCTTTCGCATGCACCGAATCCTCACCCTTACCGTGCCGCCCTCGTCCACCGACGAGCTTTGTCAGAAGCTGGCCTCCCTGGAAGAAGTTATCAACCTGACGGTTCAGGCCGGGATTTCGCGCAAGCCGGCCGGCGACGTGCTGACTGTGCACGTCCTGAACCGGGGCGTTGACGCCGTGCTGCGCCAGGCCCGGGCTGCCGTCAGCCACGATACCGACCTGAGCGTGACCACCAGCGAAGCAACCAGCTTTATTGCGCCGGCTCAGCAAGAAGTGGTGGAAAATGACAAAGATGAGGCCCTGTGGGAGGAAATGGAAAGCGGCCTTCGCCACCAAGGCCGCATCACCACCAACTACTTGCTGCTGATGGGTTTGGGCGGTATTATCTGCACGGTAGGTCTAGTAGCCGAGCCCGTACCGCAGGCAGTAGCTTTCGTTTCTTCGGCCATTATTGCGCCGGGCTTCGACCCCATGGCGAAGGTTCCATTGGCCCTGGTGCTCAAGCGCTGGCACGTGGTTCGGCTCGGGGTGGTTTCTACGCTGGTAGGCTATGCCTTTCTGGTGCTGTGCGCCGCCCTGACGATGTATGCCCTGGTAGCTGCCGGCGAATCGTCGGCGACGGCGCTGGCAGGCAACCCCGAGGTGCAGCACATCGCGCATCCTAAGCTCGCGGAGTGGCTGCCCTCGGCCAGCGCCGCCCTGGCCGGTGTGGTAATGCTGGCCGCTTTCCGGCGGAGCTTTCAGGCCGGGCCGCTGGTGGCGCTGTCCATTATTCCGGCGGCGGCCCTCATCGGAGCAAGCTTAGTTACCGGGCAGGCTACTCTGGCCTACGAGGGCCTGGAGCGCTTTATCCTTGACTGGATATTTATCATTGGAGCCGGGGTTATCCTGTTTGGTCTGAAGCAGTGGCTGGTGCATAAGCGCCAGCCGCTGGCTTAGCCACGCATTTTCAGAGGCTCCGGCCGGTACATTCGGGCTAGCTGCTCCACGGCGTAGTCAACTTCCTCGGCCGTGTTGTACTTGCTCATCGAGAAGCGGATGGTCCCACGGTCCGGGTTGGCGCCCAGGGCACTGAGCACGTGGGAGCCAGCGTTGGCCCCGCTGGTGCACGCCGACCCGCCCGATACCGACACTTTGTTGATGTCCAGGTTGAACAGCAGCATCTCATTCAGAGACGAAGGCGGCAAACTCACACTCAGCACCGTGTACAGGCTTTGATCGGCCTCGGCTGAGGTACCGTTAAATTCCACGCCTTCAATTTCGGTCCGCAGCTTCTGAATAAACCGGTCTTTCAGCTCTTGAATGTGGCGTTGGTGGGCAGCCATGTCGCGGCAGGCAATTTCCAGAGCTTTGGCCAGCCCAATAATGCCGTACACATTCTCGGTGCCGGCCCGTTGGTTACGCTCCTGTGAGCCCCCATGAATAAGGGCATCAACCAGTAGTCCTGAGCGGCGGTACAGGAAGCCTACCCCCTTCGGACCGTGAAACTTATGCGCCGAACCTACCAGAAAGTGTGCCTTCAGCTGCTGCACGTCGTGGCGGTAGTGGCCCATAGTCTGCACGGTATCGGTATGAAAAACGGCGTTGTGCCGGGCACAGATGTCCCCGATGGCCTCGATGTCGTTAAGGTTACCGATTTCGTTGTTAGCGTGCATCAGGCTCACAAAGGTGCGCGGATGCGTAGCCAGCAGCTCTTCCAGATGCTCCAGGTCTAATCGGCCCTGGGCATCGTGGCGCAGGTAGCTTAACTGCACGTCGCCGGCTTTTTCGAGGGCCTGCATCGTATGCAGCACCGCATGGTGCTCCAGAGGCGAGGTTATGGCGTGCTTGAGGCCCAGCGTCCGGACGCTGCCAAAGGCCGCGTAGTTATCGGCTTCCGTACCGCAGGAAGTAAACACCACTTCGGCCGGGGCCGCGTTAATCAGGTGCGCAATGGTTTTGCGGGCATTTTCGATGGCGGCGCGCACCTGCCGGCCGTGGCCATGAATGCTGCTGGGGTTGCCAAAATGGTCCCGCATAAAGGGAAGCATGGCATCCAGCACTTCGGGGTCCAGCGGTGTGGTAGCGGCGTTATCGAAATACACATTCATGAGCAGAACCGAAGCGTAATCGTGAGAAACTAAGAAAGGAGGCAGTGCAAAAATACGGATTTCCGGCGGGGTGGCCGGAATTCTGTACGTCGGCCCATGGGTCAGCCACTCGGCTATAAGCGAAAAGCACCCCGCGCAAGCCTCCAAGGGGCTCGGGTCGGGGTGCTTTTCACACAATCGGAGTCAAGGCTATTTGCTGATGATTTCCTTGATGTCGCCGATGATTTTATTGGCCAGGTGGTCGGCCGTGGCGTTGGAGTCCGACTCGGCATAAATGCGGATAATGGGCTCCGTGTTGGATTTGCGCAGGTGTACCCATTCCTTGTCAAACTCAATCTTCACGCCATCAATGCTGTTGATGGGGTGCTTGGCGTAACGCTCCTGCATCCGGACCAGCACCTCATCCGTGTTGATTTCTGGGGTCAGCTCAATCTTATTCTTCGAGATAAAGTAATTCGGATAAGAAGCCCGCAGTCGGGTCATGGTCATCCCTGACTTCGCCAAATGACTCAGAAACAAGGCAATTCCTACCAATGAGTCGCGGCCGTAGTGCAGCTCGGGGTAAATAATACCACCATTGCCTTCACCGCCAATCACGGCGTTGGTTTCCTTCATCTTGTTTACTACGTTCACCTCACCCACGGCGGCGGCGGCGTAGCTGCCGCCCTGCTTCTCAGTTACGTCACGCAGGGCACGGGTGCTGCTCAGGTTACTAACAGTGTTGCCGCCCCCGTTGCGCTGCAGCACGTAATCAGCCACGGCCACCAGAGTATATTCCTCCCCGAACATGGTGCCGTCCTCGTTTACCAGGGCCAGGCGGTCCACATCGGGGTCCACCACAATACCCAGATCAAAGGAGCCCTTTTCCAACACCCGGGCAATATCGCGTAGGTTTTCAGGCAGAGGCTCAGGGTTGTGAGCAAAGTCGCCGGTAGGCTCACAAAACAGCTTCTCGATAATCTCCACGCCCAATTGCTCTAACAGCATAGGCACTGCGAAACCACCCGTTGAGTTCACGGCATCCACCACTACCCGAAAGTTTTTGGCTTTGATGGCTTCCTTGTCAACCAGCGGCAGGGCCAGAATGGCGCTGATGTGCTCCTGCAGGAAAGTGTCGTCGGTGGAGTATTTGCCCAGCTTCGTGACGGGGGCAAAGT is a genomic window containing:
- a CDS encoding DUF389 domain-containing protein: MHRILTLTVPPSSTDELCQKLASLEEVINLTVQAGISRKPAGDVLTVHVLNRGVDAVLRQARAAVSHDTDLSVTTSEATSFIAPAQQEVVENDKDEALWEEMESGLRHQGRITTNYLLLMGLGGIICTVGLVAEPVPQAVAFVSSAIIAPGFDPMAKVPLALVLKRWHVVRLGVVSTLVGYAFLVLCAALTMYALVAAGESSATALAGNPEVQHIAHPKLAEWLPSASAALAGVVMLAAFRRSFQAGPLVALSIIPAAALIGASLVTGQATLAYEGLERFILDWIFIIGAGVILFGLKQWLVHKRQPLA
- a CDS encoding cysteine desulfurase family protein, yielding MNVYFDNAATTPLDPEVLDAMLPFMRDHFGNPSSIHGHGRQVRAAIENARKTIAHLINAAPAEVVFTSCGTEADNYAAFGSVRTLGLKHAITSPLEHHAVLHTMQALEKAGDVQLSYLRHDAQGRLDLEHLEELLATHPRTFVSLMHANNEIGNLNDIEAIGDICARHNAVFHTDTVQTMGHYRHDVQQLKAHFLVGSAHKFHGPKGVGFLYRRSGLLVDALIHGGSQERNQRAGTENVYGIIGLAKALEIACRDMAAHQRHIQELKDRFIQKLRTEIEGVEFNGTSAEADQSLYTVLSVSLPPSSLNEMLLFNLDINKVSVSGGSACTSGANAGSHVLSALGANPDRGTIRFSMSKYNTAEEVDYAVEQLARMYRPEPLKMRG
- the glmM gene encoding phosphoglucosamine mutase, encoding MALIKSISGIRGTIGGAAGNGLTPIDVVKYAAAFGTWVLQKTQNNTIVIGRDARLSGDMVSRLVSATLQGLGINVIDLGLSTTPTVEMAVPAKQAGGGIILTASHNPKQWNALKLLNATGEFISDEDGKQVLALGDSEAFDFAPVTKLGKYSTDDTFLQEHISAILALPLVDKEAIKAKNFRVVVDAVNSTGGFAVPMLLEQLGVEIIEKLFCEPTGDFAHNPEPLPENLRDIARVLEKGSFDLGIVVDPDVDRLALVNEDGTMFGEEYTLVAVADYVLQRNGGGNTVSNLSSTRALRDVTEKQGGSYAAAAVGEVNVVNKMKETNAVIGGEGNGGIIYPELHYGRDSLVGIALFLSHLAKSGMTMTRLRASYPNYFISKNKIELTPEINTDEVLVRMQERYAKHPINSIDGVKIEFDKEWVHLRKSNTEPIIRIYAESDSNATADHLANKIIGDIKEIISK